AGAGCATGACCGGAACCTCGGTTAACACGCCGACCGTACAGGCAAGCACAACCGGCGAATTTGGACCTAAAAGAGTAATTGCTACTGCCACAGAAAGTTCGAAGAAGTCCGAGGCAGCAATCAGAGAAGCCGGAGCCGCAATGTTGTGTGGTTGTTTCGTCCACTTGCATATCAAGTAGGTAAAGGTGGCTGAGATTACATTTTGCAGAATCAGCGGTACTGCGATCAACAAAACGAACAGAGGCTGTTCCAAAATAATATCGCCTTGGAAGGAAAAAATTATGATCAGGGTGAGCAGCAGCCCCAAGGTCGTGACACCGTCAAACTTTGGGAGAAACCTTTCATTGAAATACTCTATGCCTTTTTTCTTTATCATCAAAAAGCGCGTAAGTGCGCCGCCAACCAGCGGAACGACAACGAATAATACGATGGAAAAGAAGAGCGTATCCCAAGGAATCGTAACGCCATTTACTCCCAGCAAGAATTGAACCAGCGGCACAAACAGCACGAGGATTAAGAGATCATTGACTGAAACCTGTACAAGCGTATGCGCCGGATCGCCTTTCGTCAGATGACTCCATACAAACACCATCGCCGTGCAGGGTGCTACGCCCAGCAATACTGCGCCTGTCACGAAGTCCTGTGCCAACTCTGCTGGGATAAGAGGTTGGAAGATGACCTTGAAAAACAAAGTCGCCAGCCCAAACATGAGGAATGGTTTAATGAGCCAGCTGCTTCCGCTGGAAATGAGGATGCCCAAAGGATTTTTCCGCACATTCTTGATAGACTGGAAATCAATTTTCATCATCATGGGGAAAATCATAATCCAAATGAGGATGGCAATCGGGAGGTTCTGCCCGGCATATTGAAATTTTTCTAAGACATCCGGAATGCCGGGCAGGAATTTTCCGATCAGGATACCAGCTGCCATGCACAGCAGAACCCAGACGGTTAGATATTTTTCAAAAAAACCAATGCCTTGTGTCTTTTCTTGTTCCATTGTTATCACTCCTTTAATGAGGTTTTTTGTTGCACTCGCATAAGCCTTGTAATTTGCATTTCTGATATTCTTCGCAATCCGAAGGATAGGACGGCAGTGTCCTCAACCTGCCTTTCAAGTACTCCCATAGTTCTGTATTTTTCTGAATGAAACCATCGCTTATTTTGTAGTAGGTCCATTGCGCTTTTTTATTGCTTTCTAGAATTCCACATCTCTTTAGTGCGGTCAAATGCCGAGATGCATTTGATTGAGTCATTCTCAGACAGGCTTCAATTTCGCAGACACACAACTCACCTTCCAGCAGTAGTGACAATATACGCAATCTGCTTTCTTCTGACAATGCCTTGAAAATATCCACCATCATCTTCACCTCCAGTTTTATTCTTATATGAGCATGCACTCATATAGTATGCCTTTCAAAAGCCATTGGTTACAATGGCCTAAATACAAATTCAATTCTCGCCGTGTGTTTTTCTGTACTGTTTCTGTCCGCCAGAAAGGTTAAATACTCGTTTAAAACCCTTTCCAAGCAGGATGTTCTGAGCTGCGTTGCCAGTTGTTCCTTTATTACAATAGGTGACAGTAACCGTATCTTTATCAAGCGATTCGGCTGTTTTTCGAAGTTTTTCATGGGGGATACTCTGTGCCGTATCAACATGATCTTTTTCATATTGGGTGAGAACTCTTGCGTCAATCAGTGTGTACTTTTCGCCGGACTGTACAAGAACATCCAACTCCTGTGCCGTCATCAGTGGCCTGCCCTTGTGGATAGCATTTTCAAGTATCATACCGGTATACATCACAGGGTCTTTCGTCGTTGAGAAAGGCGGGGCATAGGCCAAATCAAGATGGAAAAGATCTTCGACTTTCGCTTTGAAGGTGATTGCTGTTACAAAAACATCTACCCGCTTATCAACGCCCTCATATCCAACGATTTGAACCCCCAAAAGTCTGCCGGTCTTTTTATCGGCTATCCCCTTAATGATCATTTCCTTGCCTTGCATATATTCGGGTTTATTGGGTTTGATATTGTGGCATACCACCACATCGTATCCCAACTCATGTGCTTCACGCTCAGAAAGACCGGTTTGCGCTACCGTCATGTCGAAGATTTTGAAAATACCTGTACCAAGGATGCCTCTAAATTCCAAACCACCGCCCGTCATGCTATCACCCGCGATTCTACCTGTTTTGTTAGCAGTAGAGCCAAGCGGCCTATAAACCGGCTTTCCCGTTACAACATGGAATTGCTGGGTGCAGTCACCGCAAGCATAAATATCCGGCAAATTTGTTTCCATCTTGGTGTTCACCCGGATTGCACCAGAGGCTCCAAGATCAATTCCAACCGCTGCCGCCAACTCCGTGTTGGGACGCACACCGGTGGATACAAGAACCATATCTGCTTTGATTTCTGTGCCGTCTGATAAAACCACGCTGCTATTTGTAATTTCAAAAGCAGAAACGCCTGTCAACACAGAAACACCATTCTTTACAATGTGATCCTGAACATAAATGGCCATATCGGCATCCAGTCCCGGCGTGACCTGCGATAATTTCTCCAGCATGGTCACTTCGATGCCAAGCCTCTTGAGATTTTCACAAACCTCAAGGCCAATAAAGCCTGTGCCGATGATGACCGCCGCACGGGGCTGAGTTAAATCTATATGACTCTTTATGCGGTTCATATCGTTAATATTGCGCAGTGTAAAAACATTTGGACCGTCTGCGCCCTTTATCGGAGGGACGACCGCTCTTGCCCCAGTAGCGATAACGAGCTTATCATAATGGTCAATGAATTCGTCTCCTGTAGTCATGTTTTTAATTGTGATGCTCTTTATATCCGGAGAGATGGAAAGCACTTCGTGCAGGATATGAATATCTACATTGTATTTGCTCTTAAAGAAAGCGGGCGTGCGGGGGATCAGTTGATCTGCACTTTCAACCTCGTCCCCGATATAGTAAGGCATACCGCAGCCGGAGTAAGAAATAAAACTATCCTTTTCATAAATTACGATTTCCGCATCCTCGTTGTTTCTTCTTGCTTTAGCAGCGGCAGAGGTTCCCGCAGCTACCGCACCGATAATTACAATTCGCATAAAAATCCTCCTTTTTACAGTGATTCTTTACCGTTGAAAACACTTCCAAATTGTGCGGTAATGTATAGTGGGGCGGGTTCCTCCATTGAATTGCCTCCGTATACTTCTTGGAGAACTGCGTTTACAATAAGCTCTTGGGAAGGCCCTGTATATTCTATGCCGCCAATACCCACACGCGACAATCCACATTATCGCCACAGAGGTCTCCGTAGTCCTCGCAGACCGATTCCCGTAACTCCACAACAATGTCGTTTCCGTTCACACGAATGGTAGGTGAACTAATAAACTGATATTGGATAGCCAGCTCTTTCGTTGTGATATTCACTTTATTTACCTTTACCTCATACCCCGCTGCGTTCAGGACAACTGTAACACTGGAAACCGCTCCAGCCAGAGCCTTTTAAGTATCCTGGCACCTACTGCAAATGGTTGTGTCCAAATACAAAAAATCAGTATTAATTGTCTTTTTCGGCTGTGGCTGGCAACAGCTATTTTTAGAAGAACAACAGCATTTACTCATTTTCAGCACACTCCTTACAACAATTTTCATTTTCCATGCAAATACAATTTTCCTTATTGGATGTGATAGCGCGAAAAAACTGCTTTGTTTTACTGATTGCATCCTCATCTAATGAATAGTACGTCCATTTTCCCTCGTTTCTCCCTTTTACAAGACCACACTCACACAGAATTTTCATGTGATGGGATAGAGTAGATTGAGACATTTCAAATTTCTCAAGAATATCGCAGGCGCATAATTCGCCGCAGGAGAGCATATCAACAATCAGCGCCCTCTTAGGGTCGCCTAACGCTTTGAACACTTTTGTGTTCTCCATATAGTAGTCCATATTGACACCTCATATCTAAAAACTTCGATATGACTATTGTATTCCTCAAATCGATAAATGTCAATATAAAATTGTATTTTTTATTCGCCATAATTACTCATAAGATGACCGACTTGCGTTAGACATATAAAACCTTATTACTACTCCGTGTCTATAAAAATAGGCTTTTACTTTGTTCAAACCACCCACAGGGGCGAAGGTACTACTTTATCATCGTCCTTTTTCTTAAAACTGCGATCTGTATTTTAAATGCTCCTGCTCTAAATGCTTCCATTCTTGATCTGCTTTTTGAAACTCATCCAGAGCTACTTTTGGGCGAATCGTAGGGAATCTTTTTCTCTACCAATCAACTCAGCTTTTCCCTGCATTTTTCTACGGTCAGGCCAAGGGTATAGAACTTTCCCGCCTGGCTGACCAGCTTTGCTTTTTCTTTTGCCGTCATTGCGATCTCCTTCCCATGTAACCTACTATTTAATTTTGTATCATTATAAACTACATCGAGGGACAACTGAAAGACAAAACAGGACAAAGGAAAGAGGGTGTCGCAAAAATAGCCGATTTATAGCTATTGAGCGGCACCTTTCCTTTTGCAGATAAAATCAGGATAAAAATCCTCTTGTGCGGATTTTTATCCTGATTTTTTGCATACCTTAATAAAGCCTTTCTTTCTGGCTGCTTTTTTACGCCATTTTTAATTCGAACAGATGACTTTTTAGTCTTTCATTCTGGATTTTCCCATGTAGCTTATTGATGTTATAACCCATACATAGCAATAGAATCTCCAGTTTTACTTTGGTTTTCCCTCTCAGCAGAAATCTTTGAAATTCATAATCACTTTTCAACACTCCAAATGCACCTTCTACCTGAATGGAACGATTCATTCGATAAAGTATTCCACGCTCACTTGTGATGTTTTCATAGGATTTCTGGCGTTTCTCTATGAACTTCTTTGATACATACAGCCGCTTGTTTCCCTTTGCCTTTGTACACTTGTCTTTTTCCGGGCAGCCACTGCAATCCTCGCATTCATATACCGTCACTTCGGATTCATATCCATTTTTGCTCTTCTGTTTCTTTTTATATAGGGCTTTCAGCTTCCGGCCGCTATGGCAGGTATAAGTATCTGTTTCTTCCTCATACCCCATATTCTCCCGCTTGCTGATATCTTTTTTGAAGCTTCGCTTTTTCCACCTTTCATAAATCTGTGGCTTGATATAATAAGTCTGTTGTTTCTCATCTAAGGAGCAATACGCTTCCTCGCTTTCGTATCCGGCATCTGCTGTCACGCTGGGATACTGAAATCCCAGATTTTCCTCCATATGTTTTAAAAAT
The window above is part of the Novisyntrophococcus fermenticellae genome. Proteins encoded here:
- the arsB gene encoding ACR3 family arsenite efflux transporter, encoding MEQEKTQGIGFFEKYLTVWVLLCMAAGILIGKFLPGIPDVLEKFQYAGQNLPIAILIWIMIFPMMMKIDFQSIKNVRKNPLGILISSGSSWLIKPFLMFGLATLFFKVIFQPLIPAELAQDFVTGAVLLGVAPCTAMVFVWSHLTKGDPAHTLVQVSVNDLLILVLFVPLVQFLLGVNGVTIPWDTLFFSIVLFVVVPLVGGALTRFLMIKKKGIEYFNERFLPKFDGVTTLGLLLTLIIIFSFQGDIILEQPLFVLLIAVPLILQNVISATFTYLICKWTKQPHNIAAPASLIAASDFFELSVAVAITLLGPNSPVVLACTVGVLTEVPVMLLLVKFINKTKGWFPQNELQN
- a CDS encoding ArsR/SmtB family transcription factor, with product MMVDIFKALSEESRLRILSLLLEGELCVCEIEACLRMTQSNASRHLTALKRCGILESNKKAQWTYYKISDGFIQKNTELWEYLKGRLRTLPSYPSDCEEYQKCKLQGLCECNKKPH
- a CDS encoding FAD-dependent oxidoreductase; its protein translation is MRIVIIGAVAAGTSAAAKARRNNEDAEIVIYEKDSFISYSGCGMPYYIGDEVESADQLIPRTPAFFKSKYNVDIHILHEVLSISPDIKSITIKNMTTGDEFIDHYDKLVIATGARAVVPPIKGADGPNVFTLRNINDMNRIKSHIDLTQPRAAVIIGTGFIGLEVCENLKRLGIEVTMLEKLSQVTPGLDADMAIYVQDHIVKNGVSVLTGVSAFEITNSSVVLSDGTEIKADMVLVSTGVRPNTELAAAVGIDLGASGAIRVNTKMETNLPDIYACGDCTQQFHVVTGKPVYRPLGSTANKTGRIAGDSMTGGGLEFRGILGTGIFKIFDMTVAQTGLSEREAHELGYDVVVCHNIKPNKPEYMQGKEMIIKGIADKKTGRLLGVQIVGYEGVDKRVDVFVTAITFKAKVEDLFHLDLAYAPPFSTTKDPVMYTGMILENAIHKGRPLMTAQELDVLVQSGEKYTLIDARVLTQYEKDHVDTAQSIPHEKLRKTAESLDKDTVTVTYCNKGTTGNAAQNILLGKGFKRVFNLSGGQKQYRKTHGEN
- a CDS encoding ArsR/SmtB family transcription factor, translating into MDYYMENTKVFKALGDPKRALIVDMLSCGELCACDILEKFEMSQSTLSHHMKILCECGLVKGRNEGKWTYYSLDEDAISKTKQFFRAITSNKENCICMENENCCKECAENE
- a CDS encoding DUF2703 domain-containing protein; the protein is MAGAVSSVTVVLNAAGYEVKVNKVNITTKELAIQYQFISSPTIRVNGNDIVVELRESVCEDYGDLCGDNVDCRVWVLAA